One stretch of Weissella koreensis KACC 15510 DNA includes these proteins:
- a CDS encoding Ltp family lipoprotein, which yields MLAIIVVAIIASSMGGDSDDNSSNGSSQAADSSISNDSESSSESESDSSVPTEYKSALNKAKSYSSMMNMSKAGIYDQLTADAGEQFSAVAAQYAIDNLDADYNKNALKKAKSYQDDMSMSPDAIQEQLTSDAGEKFTPEEAAYAIQHLND from the coding sequence ATATTAGCAATCATTGTTGTAGCAATTATTGCTTCAAGTATGGGTGGAGATTCAGATGATAATAGTTCAAATGGATCATCACAAGCTGCTGATTCAAGTATTAGTAATGATTCTGAATCTAGTTCAGAATCAGAAAGTGACTCATCAGTTCCAACTGAATATAAATCAGCATTAAACAAAGCTAAGTCGTATTCATCTATGATGAACATGTCTAAGGCAGGTATTTACGACCAATTAACCGCTGATGCTGGTGAACAATTTAGTGCTGTAGCTGCACAATATGCAATTGATAATTTAGATGCTGATTATAATAAAAATGCTCTGAAGAAAGCAAAGTCATACCAAGATGATATGTCAATGTCTCCAGATGCAATCCAAGAACAATTAACTTCTGACGCTGGAGAAAAATTCACTCCAGAAGAAGCAGCTTATGCTATTCAACATTTGAACGATTAA
- a CDS encoding helix-turn-helix domain-containing protein, with protein sequence MSLLDITKKTAKERGLSLTDVATKAGIAQKSIYQWKTVTPKVDTLKAVADVLGVTTDYLLGTTDEKNPHRADEDGMEEFYRIDLSRVPKSERDTIKKALDKYTRFLLDDMWK encoded by the coding sequence ATGTCTCTTTTAGATATAACTAAAAAAACAGCTAAAGAACGTGGCTTATCCCTTACAGATGTAGCAACAAAAGCAGGAATTGCACAAAAATCAATTTATCAATGGAAGACGGTTACACCGAAAGTTGATACTTTGAAAGCTGTTGCAGATGTATTAGGAGTAACTACCGATTATCTTTTAGGGACCACAGATGAAAAAAATCCCCATCGAGCTGATGAGGATGGCATGGAAGAATTTTACAGAATAGATCTCTCTCGTGTCCCAAAGTCAGAAAGAGACACGATTAAAAAAGCGTTAGATAAATATACACGTTTCCTCTTAGATGATATGTGGAAATAA
- a CDS encoding type II toxin-antitoxin system HicA family toxin, whose protein sequence is MPLSVRKMIKKLEDNGFKEVSHKKFENKATGKIAVVPYHTS, encoded by the coding sequence GTGCCGTTGTCAGTTCGTAAGATGATTAAAAAGCTGGAAGATAATGGTTTCAAAGAGGTAAGTCATAAAAAATTTGAAAATAAGGCTACTGGAAAGATTGCTGTTGTACCATATCACACCAGCTGA
- a CDS encoding type II toxin-antitoxin system HicB family antitoxin: MTKNTLLFYPTVFSEEDGAVNVRIPDVGASTFGSDYQDAVRMAQDAVGLMLEEKTDYPEPSNLFDIDLEEWESEENTKVIIVAYDMKEYRKGRSKTVRRNISIPEYLNNIAKKQNINVSKVTTEALEELFFNE; the protein is encoded by the coding sequence ATGACAAAAAATACGTTATTATTTTATCCCACTGTTTTTTCCGAGGAAGATGGAGCTGTAAATGTACGCATTCCGGACGTAGGAGCTTCTACCTTTGGATCGGATTATCAAGATGCTGTAAGAATGGCTCAAGATGCAGTCGGATTAATGTTGGAAGAAAAAACCGACTATCCAGAACCAAGTAACTTATTTGATATTGATTTAGAAGAATGGGAATCAGAAGAAAATACCAAAGTTATTATTGTTGCGTATGATATGAAAGAGTATAGAAAAGGTCGTTCAAAGACAGTTAGACGTAATATATCTATTCCAGAATATTTAAATAACATTGCTAAGAAGCAAAATATTAATGTTTCTAAGGTGACAACTGAAGCCCTTGAAGAATTATTTTTTAACGAATAA
- a CDS encoding phage portal protein, translating to MVRSNILGFPIDRELAGDVNNPSLELLDFILRKQAHSKKRFDKLDRYYNGKHDVLTRKLSNNSKDNKVVINHSKYVTDMAVGICYRKPIYPYSITRKEFKILLMRWTLYLTIPNWKKICL from the coding sequence TTGGTTAGGAGTAACATTTTGGGATTTCCAATTGATAGAGAATTGGCAGGGGACGTTAATAATCCTAGTCTTGAATTATTAGACTTTATATTGCGAAAACAAGCTCATAGCAAGAAACGATTCGATAAGTTAGATCGTTATTATAACGGCAAACACGATGTGTTGACTCGTAAGTTAAGTAATAATAGTAAAGATAATAAGGTAGTAATAAATCACTCTAAGTATGTTACTGACATGGCTGTTGGGATTTGTTACAGGAAACCCATTTATCCATACAGCATCACCAGGAAAGAATTCAAGATTCTTTTGATGAGATGGACATTATATCTCACGATACCGAACTGGAAAAAGATTTGTCTGTAG
- a CDS encoding ImmA/IrrE family metallo-endopeptidase, with protein sequence MSNLNLEIKIGEEYFPYEIKDFLSGKTVYKNGQPRIGINPYLPITRQPFTLSHELSHYILHINNNLFQSQNFNSLINDEFNGRNLEEQEADTLVSYIMVNPYAFMRAFALKNN encoded by the coding sequence ATGTCCAACTTAAACTTAGAAATAAAAATAGGTGAAGAGTATTTCCCATATGAAATTAAAGACTTTTTATCTGGTAAGACTGTCTATAAAAATGGTCAACCAAGAATTGGAATAAACCCATACCTGCCTATAACTCGTCAGCCTTTCACTCTATCTCACGAATTGAGCCACTATATTTTACATATAAATAATAATTTATTTCAATCTCAAAACTTTAATAGTTTGATTAACGATGAATTTAATGGACGAAATTTAGAAGAACAAGAAGCTGATACGTTAGTAAGCTATATAATGGTTAATCCGTATGCTTTTATGCGTGCATTCGCTCTCAAAAACAATTAG